The DNA window TGCGACCGCCGCCGAACTCACCGCCGTCTGGCGCCGGTTCCGCTTCGACGACGACGTCCGGGCCGTCGTACTGACCGGCGCCGGGGACCGGGCCTTCTGCACCGGCATCGACCGCTCCGCCACCGTCCCCCAGCCGGGCTCGCCCTACTCCCTGGACGACCCGCTGCGCAGCGTCGGCCCCAAGTCGTGCGACCTGTGGAAGCCGGTCGTGGCGGCGGTCGGTGGAATGGCGTGCGGCGGGGCGTTCTACCTGCTCGGCGAGGCGGAGTTCATCGTGGCCGCCGAGAACGCCACGTTCTTCGACCCGCACACGACCTACGGCATGGTCAGCGCCTACGAGGCGATCCACATGGCGCAGCGCATGCCCTTCGGCGAGGCCGCCCGCCTGGCCCTGATGGGCACCGCCGAGCGGCTCACCGCGCGGCGGGCGTACGAGATCGGCCTGGTCTCCGAGCTGACCGCACCCGGCGGCGCCGTCGACGCCGCCCTGCGCGCCGCCGCCGTCATCGCCGCCTGCCCGCCGGAAGCGGTGCAGGGCACGGTGCGGGCCCTGTGGGCGGCGAAGGAGGCCACGCTGGAGCGTGCGCTCTCGCTGGCCCCGCACCTGATCTCCCTCGGCAACCTGCCGCCGGAGCAGCAGGCACGGCTCTTCGCCTCACGTGAGCGGGGGCACCGCCTGCGCTGAATCGCCTGCGCTGAATCGCCTGCACTGAACGGCCTGCACTGAACCGCCACCGCGGGAATCGCCACTGC is part of the Streptomyces roseifaciens genome and encodes:
- a CDS encoding enoyl-CoA hydratase/isomerase family protein, with amino-acid sequence MSGDGASSEAEDDARRPPGTAQARGEAGAGVRTEVRADGVALVTLDRPARHNAIDLATAAELTAVWRRFRFDDDVRAVVLTGAGDRAFCTGIDRSATVPQPGSPYSLDDPLRSVGPKSCDLWKPVVAAVGGMACGGAFYLLGEAEFIVAAENATFFDPHTTYGMVSAYEAIHMAQRMPFGEAARLALMGTAERLTARRAYEIGLVSELTAPGGAVDAALRAAAVIAACPPEAVQGTVRALWAAKEATLERALSLAPHLISLGNLPPEQQARLFASRERGHRLR